Proteins encoded in a region of the Sphingopyxis sp. OAS728 genome:
- a CDS encoding glutathione S-transferase family protein, whose amino-acid sequence MITLYGEGRGFRVAWLLEELGIPYRLRQVDLLDGIENDHEFLAVNPAGFIPAIVDGETIMVESIAIMEYLLARYGEGSLVPATDDPAFAAYLQFLHMGEAGLAGPVNAIVATIILAPESEQTNWTTGWALDIFKSRLGLVSRQLAQAPYIAGERFTAADISVTYALQFAERTIGFAFGTVELDYIARTTARAAYRRAMDNCPATKAWVAGLAGTK is encoded by the coding sequence ATGATCACGCTATATGGAGAAGGACGAGGCTTCCGCGTCGCCTGGCTGCTCGAAGAGTTGGGGATTCCTTATCGGCTGCGGCAGGTCGACCTGCTCGACGGGATCGAGAATGATCACGAATTCCTCGCGGTCAATCCGGCGGGGTTCATTCCAGCGATCGTCGATGGCGAGACAATCATGGTCGAATCCATTGCGATCATGGAATATCTGCTCGCGCGGTACGGCGAGGGATCGTTAGTCCCCGCAACGGACGATCCCGCCTTCGCTGCCTATCTGCAGTTCCTCCATATGGGCGAGGCAGGCCTTGCAGGACCGGTCAACGCCATCGTCGCAACCATCATCCTCGCCCCCGAAAGCGAGCAGACGAACTGGACGACGGGCTGGGCGCTCGACATCTTCAAGAGCCGACTGGGCCTCGTGAGCCGCCAACTGGCGCAGGCGCCCTACATAGCGGGCGAGCGGTTCACTGCGGCGGATATATCGGTGACCTATGCGCTGCAATTCGCCGAGCGCACCATCGGTTTCGCGTTCGGCACGGTGGAACTGGATTATATCGCACGAACCACGGCGCGCGCAGCATATCGGCGCGCGATGGACAACTGCCCCGCCACGAAAGCGTGGGTCGCCGGGCTGGCCGGAACAAAATAG
- a CDS encoding F0F1 ATP synthase subunit B — MANVLTILSEAAGEVHAEPASFGFIDATVWVSIAMAIFIAILLWKKVPAMVAGMLDNKIAEISQQLKEAEALRLDAESLKAEYEAKLADAAKEADEMRARADAEAEALVAKAKADATALIARRKQMAEDRIAAAEAGALAEVRTAAAKAATEAAAKLIADKHDAAADKALVDQAIAGVAKG, encoded by the coding sequence ATGGCTAATGTTCTGACCATCCTGTCCGAAGCCGCGGGCGAAGTGCACGCCGAGCCGGCATCGTTCGGTTTCATCGACGCGACCGTCTGGGTTTCGATCGCAATGGCGATCTTCATCGCCATCCTGCTGTGGAAGAAGGTGCCGGCGATGGTCGCGGGCATGCTCGACAACAAGATTGCCGAGATTTCGCAGCAGCTCAAGGAAGCCGAAGCGCTGCGTCTCGACGCCGAATCGCTGAAGGCCGAATATGAGGCGAAGCTCGCCGACGCCGCCAAGGAAGCTGACGAGATGCGCGCCCGGGCGGATGCCGAGGCCGAAGCGCTCGTCGCCAAAGCCAAGGCCGATGCGACCGCGCTGATCGCACGCCGCAAGCAGATGGCCGAAGACCGCATCGCCGCGGCCGAAGCCGGCGCGCTTGCCGAAGTCCGCACGGCGGCTGCCAAGGCAGCGACCGAAGCGGCAGCGAAGCTGATCGCCGACAAGCATGACGCAGCCGCAGACAAGGCGCTGGTTGATCAGGCCATCGCGGGCGTCGCCAAGGGGTGA